From a region of the Vanrija pseudolonga chromosome 2, complete sequence genome:
- the mon2 gene encoding Protein MON2 translates to MVAGQAVDIQLKILQTLLSILTYCKDMHGDALGTALLLCFKLQDSRVSVVSSTAAATLRQAIMVVFDRVTSDANAEKTEKVVLATEPPEEIAITPAAMDAYLILWDLCLLTTSSPASSGLSLWSPAEKEKPRLLKLSSLQRTFGLELIESILSGYDGVVKKHPELLFLLRHDLHPLVLRLQAEKPSFPVALRICRIIYVLIRHYADQLPSECETYLLSLIRMGTGDAEDDKKEAKKDPKKDLVAPWQHVLSLEVLRGISGDPALLRAIWTQYDKAEGTPDLFAKLVSAFGRLVNDKPQLLGVSSQIHGLGVPQSAAAEHANAGYLDMGIGMMASAASAGVSTVTAMIGPTGGGLGQHSTMKQRLIEQHDKAEAPPVPETYPYLLAVQSLDAIAESIPNGVAQADTRDTACGMAESAWPALLAALSYLMSTELSDQLFAEVLTALQDFTIACGELGLSTPRDAFINTLARYAVPPPVVSAMQSYFENGPQQKSGGTADALGLAALGVGGGPASPPSLSERNLACLRSLVGVAQTLASSLGPGWHDVLETLQNANYLLSMARKPNARRTTSGQPPPTPPPGSGRSSQDGNTVRPEALQDLDTETIQAAVTALFERSRELDDEAFTIFITALCKLSSEMIGMNPVVDLTKSPTTPAGLLSPGADSGRRRTSGINISQSIKSGERSFGLSKLRAVAVLNLPRLIASDPSVGWTEVTQHLLKVARHVSAPSAIRLQASETLSELLLTALRTVPEPRVQHQVFDVLVLQVDVNPVSNTVATDYEVRSSGFATLNQILESSGHSLEVGWPTIFGMLDSVCKKPEVNEGGRHVPHRGDANLVRIAFPSLTLICTDFLSSLDATAMRQCIACLGFFGKQQEDVNITLAAIGLLWNVSDKVQGESKELWLYLLTELLELARDSRLEVRTGAMQTLFRCVELYGADLSSEMWDDVLWKVVFPLLETMRSDESQVLALTSVGSIFGTFGPKIASLPSNSKVFETLFERLKLSFISEPRQCSTASLKVLERVVAATEKGAPQLDHTWNTFSSMGAALSDGEPYTQDNLVALVRVAALLHDRLEWTDDRGKQLSSILRAVIAYSRSPDYRPDVDSMSPLQEAVAELVAKSTHFGASLVLSDLAEFSSLAYVGDGTGKLSYVALSKFAMPKMADVYERTADRDALYDDGTIESVIGAYALPIKLKYDCPSANKWGSDPPLWRTAMTTFVRVLKVLTSNLEGKRLETLEKQRFEAIWGQVMDVFAGVLLADDGGDSADPEDEAFVLPILEQLQAAVGPRLADPRIPDRVVSAYAETLRKASVLYHYDVRAPGGTTAPVVAEPQEKTRYWAFDHLIASSSQRGNNDKRVTSLFVPSLLRRLEATLRHFLSDAKLRGQMPFSRVREEEILYVLRHLVTMTLWEGSVPIPDGDGESPTALAKASAASSRAHLFAYYPLLLELAFVPAHLPAMWILPSEHVRLFAGVEPRVNGERGEGEDSEDGEEDARDGTDLIEVSARDLARRCLELVGLELGLSSARAARV, encoded by the exons ATGGTGGCTGGCCAGGCAGTCGATATCCAGCTCAAGATCCTCCAGACTCTCCTCAGCATCCTGACATACTGCAAGGACAtgcacggcgacgcgctgggcactgcgctgctgctgtgctTCAAGCTTCAGGATTCGCGTGTGAGCGTCGTCAGCTCGACTGCGGCTGCGACGCTGCGCCAGGCCATCATGGTCGTGTTCGACCGCGTCACGAGCGATGCCAATGCGGAGAAGACTGAGaaggtcgtgctcgccacCGAGCCACCCGAGGAGATTGCTatcacgccggccgcgatgGACGCGTACCTCATCCTCTGGGATCTGTGTCTCCTCACGACTTCGTCCCCAGCGTCATCGGGTCTCAGCCTCTGGAGCCCGGCAGAGAAGGAGAAGCCGCGCCTGCTGAAACTTTCATCCCTGCAGCGCACGTTTGGACTCGAGCTCATCGAGAGCATCTTGAGCGGAtacgacggcgtcgtcaagAAGCACCCCGAGCTGCTGTTTCTCCTCCGACATGACCTGCACCCACTGGTGCTACGGTTACAGGCAGAAAAGCCCAGCTTCCCTGTCGCTCTGCGCATCTGCCGGATCATCTACGTGCTCATTCGTCACTACGCCGACCAGTTACCAAGCGAATGTGAGACGTACCTCTTGTCACTCATCCGCATGGGGACTGGGGACGCTGAAGACGACAAGAAGGAAGCAAAGAAGGATCCCAAGAAGGATCTCGTCGCGCCTTGGCAGCACGTGCTATCGCTCGAGGTGCTGCGTGGCATCAGTGGTGACCCAGCACTCCTCCGCGCCATATGGACCCAGTACGACAAGGCTGAGGGGACCCCGGACCTcttcgccaagctcgtctcGGCGTTTGGACGCCTCGTCAACGACAAGCCGCAGCTCTTGGGTGTCAGCTCACAAATCCACGGCCTTGGTGTACCACAGTCCGCTGCAGCTGAACACGCCAACGCCGGCTATTTGGATATGGGCATTGGGATGATGGCGTCGGCTGCCAGCGCAGGTGTGTCGACAGTCACAGCCATGATCGGTCCAAcaggcggcggcctcggtcAGCACTCGACCATGAAGCAGCGCCTCATCGAACAGCACGACAAGGCAGAGGCACCGCCAGTGCCAGAAACCTACCCTTACCTGTTGGCTGTCCAGTCGCTCGATGCGATCGCTGAGAGCATCCCAAACGGTGTCGCCCAAGCGGACACGCGCGACACGGCCTGCGGTATGGCCGAGTCGGCATGGCCTGCCCTCCTCGCAGCACTGTCATATCTTATGTCCACAGAACTATCCGACCAACTATTTGCAGAGGTCCTCACTGCTCTTCAAGACTTCACCATTGCAtgcggcgagctgggcctcTCAACTCCACGCGACGCATTCATCAACACACTGGCACGGTACGCCGTTCCACCGCCGGTCGTCTCGGCCATGCAGTCGTACTTTGAGAACGGTCCGCAGCAAAAGtccggcggcacggcggatGCTCtgggcctcgcggcgcttggTGTCGGTGGTGGACCGGCCTCTCCTCCCAGCCTGTCCGAGCGCAACCTCGCCTGCCTTCGCAGCTTGGTGGGCGTGGCGCAGACATTGGCCAGCTCGCTCGGCCCAGGTTGGCACGACGTGCTCGAAACTTTGCAGAACGCAAACTATCTCCTGTCAATGGCCCGCAAGCCCAATGCGCGGAGGACAACGTCCGGCCAGCCTCccccaacaccaccacctggCTCCGGGAGGTCTTCGCAGGACGGGAACACGGTACGACCAGAGGCTCTTCAGGACCTCGACACCGAGACAATTCAGGCTGCGGTCACTGCGTTGTTTGAGCGATCAcgggagctcgacgacgaggcgttcACCATCTTTATCACCGCCTTGTGCAAGCTCAGCTCGGAGATGATCGGCATGAACCCGGTGGTCGACCTGACGAAGagccccaccaccccagctGGCCTTCTCTCTCCTGGAGCAGATtctggacgacgacgcacgagCGGCATCAACATCTCACAGAGTATCAAATCCGGCGAGCGCTCGTTTGGGCTGTCGAAACTCCGTGCTGTTGCTGTGCTCAACCTCCCCCGTCTCATCGCCAGTGACCCATCTGTTGGATGGACCGAAGTCACGCAGCACCTGCTCAAGGTGGCTCGCCACGTGAGCGCACCGTCGGCAATCCGCCTACAAGCATCGGAGACCTTGTCGGAGCTTCTCTTGACTGCCCTGCGAACCGTCCCCGAGCCACGCGTCCAGCACCAGGTGTTCGACGTGCTTGTCCTCCAGGTGGATGTCAACCCTGTCAGTAACACCGTGGCAACAGACTACGAGGTACGGTCGTCGGGCTTTGCGACTTTGAACCAGATCCTCGAGTCGTCGGGCCATTCGCTCGAGGTAGGCTGGCCCACCATCTTTGGCATGCTCGACAGCGTGTGCAAGAAGCCGGAGGTGAACGAGGGCGGCAGACACGTTCCTCACCGCGGTGATGCCAACCTCGTCCGCATTGCATTCCCGTCTCTCACCCTGATCTGCACCGACTTCCTGTCTTCTCTGGACGCGACCGCCATGCGTCAGTGTATCGCATGCCTCGGATTCTTCGGCAAACAGCAAGAAGACGTCAACATCACACTCGCGGCGATCGGTCTACTCTGGAATGTCTCGGACAAGGTGCAAGGCGAGTCCAAGGAGCTCTGGCTCTACCTCCTCACGGAactcctcgagcttgcccgCGACTCTCGACTCGAGGTGCGAACCGGCGCGATGCAGACTCTCTTCCGCTGCGTCGAGCTgtacggcgccgacctgTCTTCTGAGATGTGGGACGACGTCCTTTGGAAGGTCGTCTTCCCTCTTCTCGAGACGATGCGCAGCGACGAGTCACAGGTGCTCGCTTTGACGTCGGTCGGTTCCATCTTCGGTACCTTCGGACCGAAGATTGCCTCGCTGCCATCCAACTCGAAGGTGTTTGAAACACTGTTCGAGCGCCTCAAGCTGTCGTTTATCAGCGAGCCGCGCCAGTGCAGCACTGCGTCCTTGAAGGTGCTTGAACGGGTCGTCGCTGCTACCGAGAAGGGCGCGCCGCAACTCGACCACACTTGGAACACATTCTCCAGCATGGGTGCTGCACTGTCTGACGGTGAACCATACACCCAGGACAACCTCGTGGCGCTTGTTCGCGTCGCGGCCCTTCTGCATGACAGACTGGAGTGGACGGACGATCGTGGCAAGCAGTTGTCAAGCATCCTTCGCGCCGTCATTGCCtactcgcgctcgcccgacTACCGCCCGGATGTCGACTCGATGTCGCCACTGCAAGAGGCTgtggccgagctggtcgcCAAGTCGACGCATTTCGGCGCGTCTCTTGTCCTCTCTGACCTCGCCGAGTTTAGCTCGCTGGCGTACGTTGGCGATGGCACGGGCAAGCTGTCGTATGTCGCGCTGTCCAAGTTTGCCATGCCCAAGATGGCCGACGTGTACGAGCGTACCGCCGACAGGGATGCCCTCTACGACGACGGAACGATTGAAAGTGTCATTGGCGCGTATGCTTTACCCATAAAGCTAAAGTACGACTGCCCTTCAGCAAACAAATGGGGATCGGACCCACCTTTGTGGCGGACGGCCATGACGACCTTTGTGCGCGTGCTGAAGGTTCTCACCTCGAATCTGGAAGGCAAGAGGCTCGAAACACTTGAAAAGCAGCGATTCGAGGCCATCTGGGGCCAAGTCATGGACGTTTTTGCCGGAGTACTGCTTGCAGACGACGGTGGCGATTCGGCCGACCCGGAGGACGAGGCTTTTGTTCTCCCCATTCTCGAGCAACTGCAAGCGGCTGTCggtcctcgcctcgccgatCCGCGCATCCCGGACCGTGTTGTGTCGGCCTATGCGGAGACGCTGCGCAAAGCCAGTGTTTTGTATCACTACGACGTCCGTGCGCCGGGTGGAACTACGGCCCCCGTAGTGGCCGAGCCCCAGGAAAAGACTCGGTACTGGGCCTTTGACCATCTTatcgcgagctcgagccaaCGGGGAAACAACGACAAGCGAGTGACATCACTGTTTGTGCCATCGTTGTTGCGGCGACTCGAGGCGACACTGCGACACTTCTTAAGCGACGCCAAGCTGCGAGGTCAAATGCCATTCTCACG CGTTCGCGAGGAGGAAATTCTTTACGTCTTGCGACATCTTGTCACAATGACACTATGGGAAGGGAGCGTTCCTATTCcagatggcgacggcgaaTCTCCAACCGCACTGGCCAAGGCGTCTGCGGCGTCGTCCAGGGCCC
- the SSL2 gene encoding General transcription and DNA repair factor IIH helicase subunit XPB, with the protein MSRSPSPASSLDFVDSDSSGSEDEYAPVKRRAPAKAPARGGAAAATGIKINLTALQRAREVAGAHPADGAVDYDDGGDDGEGFLEGLVGRRGIDLSGENLKADHAARPLWIDESGNIILEAFAPLATAAQDFLIAIAEPVSRPSLIHEYRITKPSLHAAMSVGLETNDIIEVLSRLSKIPLPKRLIRRIREWTSSYGKIKLVLKHNRYLLESSVPEYLQQLLKDDVIKNCRVHREEEEEDVTFGIEKTSGPRRDFHIPGTEEARRAERGEASRPDENGRGRDDVIGAVIGINETDELDEDDAVQSFEVAGDRMEEVRRRCKDIDLPALEEYDFRNDNRNANLDIQLKPMTVIRPYQETSLSKMFGNGRARSGIIVLPCGAGKTLVGITAACTIRKSALVLCTSAVSVAQWKQQFLQFSNISERQICTFTQGEKEIFQGPAGIVISTYSMIAKTGKRAHDAEKVMQFLRSREWGFLLLDEVHVVPAEMFRKCVSGFKVHAKLGLTATLVREDDKINDLGYLIGPKLYEANWMDLAKNGHIATVQCAEVWCPMTPEFYREYLRNPSRKRVLLHAMNPNKMQACQFLINYHESRGDKVIVFSDNVYALEAYAKKLGKPYIHGGTPEGERLQILSRFQHDPQLNTIFLSKVGDTSIDLPEATCLVQISSHFGSRRQEAQRLGRILRAKRRNDEGFNAFFYSLVSKDTQEMYYSSKRQGFLIDQGYAFKVITELHGIDKMDGLVFPTKAQQISLLEEVLNTGADSWETSDHYMRLNNGKHQKVASRGAQNVKTAAPVQRFTAPLEHLSGGQNLSYREQNKSANKELQREERLTKKQRVAQNAGQHSVFKKRQNELASAKKRMGQ; encoded by the exons ATGTCGCGTTCGCCCTCaccggcctcgtcgctcgactttgtcgactCGGACTCCTCGGGATCTGAGGACGAGTACGCCCCGGtcaagcgccgcgctcccgccAAGGCTCCGGCTCGCggtggagcagcggcggcaacgggCATCAAGATCAACTTGACTGCCTtgcagcgtgcgcgcgaggtcgcgggAGCGCATCCAGCCGATGGGGCTGTGGACtatgatgacggcggcgatgatggcgaggggTTCCTCGAAGGGCTGGTCGGCAGGAGGGGAATCGACCTGTCCGGCGAGAACCTCAAGGCTGACCACGCCGCCCGACCTTTGTGGATCGATGAATCTGGTAACAT TATCCTCGAAGCCTTTGCACCCCTCGCTACTGCCGCGCAAGACTTCTTGATCGCGATCGCCGAGCCAGTATCACGCCCAAGTTTGATACACGAGTACAGGATTACCAAGCCgtcgctgcacgccgccatgTCGGTCGGTCTCGAGACAAACGACATTATCGAAGTGTTGTCGCGTCTGTCGAAGATTCCTCTACCGAAGCGGTTGATTCGACGCATTCGCGAGTGGACGTCGTCGTACGGCAAGATCAAGCTCGTCCTAAAGCACAACCGCTACCTCTTGGAGTCCAGTGTGCCAGAGTACCTCCAGCAGCTGCTCAAGGACGACGTGATCAAGAACTGCCGTGTTCAccgcgaggaagaggaagaggacgtgACCTTTGGCATTGAGAAGACGTCAGGCCCGAGGCGAGACTTCCACATCCCTGGTACCGAGGAGGCCCGACGAgctgagcgcggcgaggcaaGCCGTCCGGACGAGaacgggcgcgggcgtgacGACGTTATCGGTGCTGTGATCGGTATCAACGAgaccgacgagctcgacgaagacgacgcggTGCAGTCGTTCGAGGTCGCTGGAGATCGGATGGAGGAGGTCCGCCGTCGCTGCAAGGACATCGACCTcccggcgctcgaggagtaCGACTTTAGGAACGACAACCGAAACGCGAACCTGGACATCCAGCTCAAGCCGATGACCGTCATTCGCCCATACCAGGAGACATCGCTGTCCAAGATGTTCGGTAACGGCCGTGCGCGTTCTGGTATCATTGTGCTGCCATGTGGTGCAGGCAAgacgctcgtcggcatcacGGCCGCCTGCACAATTCGGAAGAGTGCGCTGGTGCTCTGCACGTCGGCTGTGTCAGTCGCCCAATGGAAGCAGCAGTTCCTCCAGTTCTCCAACATCAGCGAACGCCAGATCTGCACCTTCACGcagggcgagaaggagatCTTCCAGGGCCCGGCCGGTATCGTCATCTCGACGTACTCGATGATTGCGAAAACTGGCAAGCGTGCCCACGATGCCGAGAAAGTCATGCAGTTCCTCCGCTCGCGCGAGTGGGGCTTCCTCCTGCTTGACGAAGTGCACGTCGTCCCCGCTGAGATGTTCCGCAAGTGTGTGAGCGGCTTCAAGGTGcacgccaagctcggcctgaCGGCCACGCTTGTGCGTGAGGACGACAAGATCAACGACCTTGGATACCTCATTGGCCCGAAGCTTTATGAGGCCAACTGGATGGACCTGGCGAAGAACGGGCACATTGCGACTGTGCAGTGCGCCGAGGTGTGGTGCCCGATGACGCCAGAGTTCTACCGCGAGTACCTCCGCAACCCGTCGCGCAAGCGAGTGCTCCTGCACGCCATGAACCCGAACAAGATGCAGGCGTGCCAGTTCCTCATCAACTACCACGAATCGCGCGGCGACAAGGTGATTGTCTTCTCGGACAATGTGTACGCGCTCGAAGCGTACGCCAAGAAGCTGGGCAAGCCATACATCCACGGTGGGacgcccgagggcgagcgtcTGCAAATTCTCAGTCGATTCCAGCACGACCCGCAGCTCAACACCATCTTCCTGTCCAAGGTTGGTGACACGTCCATCGACCTCCCAGAAGCCACCTGCCTCGTGCAGATTTCGAGCCACTTCGGCTCGCGTCGCCAAGAGGCGCAGCGTCTGGGTCGTATCCTCCGTGCCAAGCGCCGTAACGACGAGGGCTTCAATGCCTTCTTCTACTCGCTGGTCTCCAAGGACACGCAGGAGATGTACTACTCGTCCAAGCGTCAGGGCTTCCTGATCGACCAGGGCTACGCGTTCAAGGTTATCACCGAGCTGCATGGCATTGACA AGATGGACGGTCTTGTCTTCCCGACCAAGGCGCAGCAGAtctcgctgctcgaggaaGTCCTCAACACAGGCGCGGACAGCTGGGAGACATCGGACCACTACATGCGCCTGAACAATGGCAAGCATCAGAAGGTGGCTAGCCGCGGTGCACAGAACGTCAAGACGGCAGCGCCGGTGCAGCGGTTCACGGCGCCTCTCGAGCACCTGTCGGGTGGGCAGAACCTTAGCTACCGCGAGCAGAACAAGAGCGCCAACAAGGAGCTGCAGCGTGAGGAGCGGCTTACGAAGAAGCAGCGCGTGGCGCAGAACGCGGGCCAGCATTCAGTGTTCAAAAAGCGCCAGAATgagctggcgtcggcgaagAAGCGTATGGGGCAGTAG
- the FCA1 gene encoding Cytosine deaminase, which produces MPVTPADYPKYMRIAHEQALKSLSEGGIPIGGCIVHAPTGDVLSKGHNKRVQENSNIKHGETDALENLGRVREGLLRECIMFTTLSPCIMCSGTCVLYKFPTVVLAENDNFVGGEDFLRSQGVEVVNLKDAEITKMMADWIASDAGKKIWNEDIGEVSAE; this is translated from the exons ATGCCAgtcacgcccgccgactACCCCAAGTACATGCGCAT tgcgcacgagcaggcgctcaagTCTCTCTCTGAGGGTGGCATTCCCATCGG CGGCTGCATCGTCCACGCACCCACTGGCGACGTCCTCTCCAAGGGCCACAACAAGCGCGTGCAGGAGAACTCGAACATCAAGCacggcgagacggacgcgctcgagaacctcgggcgcgtgcgcgaggggCTCCTGCGCGAGTGTATCATGTTCACGACGCTGAGCCCGTGTATCATG TGCTCTGGCACCTGCGTCCTCTACAAGTTCCCCACTGTCGTGCTGGCCGAGAACGACAACTTTGTCGGCGGAGAGGACTTTCTCCGCTCGcagggcgtcgaggtcgtcaacctcaaggacgccgagatcaCCAAGATGATGGCGGACTGGATTGCCAGCGACGCAGGCAAGAAGATCTGGAACGAGGACATTGGCGAGGTCTCGGCCGAGTAG
- the FCY1 gene encoding Cytosine deaminase, whose protein sequence is MRVTEKHYPQLMRLAHDEALKSKAQGGIPIGAVIVDLNTRAVLARGHNRFAQTGSHVAHGEMEALANLGAVDKALWKDLAVFTTMVPCEMCAGAFIRFGIPLCVAAERETYAGAEEYLVSRGVQVIVLDDASVRQMMVDWIATDEGKALWES, encoded by the exons ATGCGCGTCACGGAGAAGCACTATCCGCAGCTCATGCGCCT GGcgcacgacgaggcgctcaagagCAAGGCGCAAGGAGGCATCCCGATAGG CGCCGTCATCGTGGACCTCAacacgcgcgccgtgctcgcgcgcgggcacAACCGGTTCGCGCAGACGGGCTCGCACGTCGCCCACGGCGAGATGGAGGCGCTCGCGAATCTCGGGGCAGTGGACAAGGCGCTGTGGAAGGACCTGGCAGTGTTCACGACCATGGTGCCGTGCgagatg TGCGCCGGGGCGTTCATCCGCTTCGGTATCCCCTTGTGCGTGGCTGCCGAGCGGGAAACGTACGCAGGTGCAGAGGAGTACCTCGTGTCGCGCGGCGTACAGGTcatcgtgctcgacgacgcttCGGTGCGGCAAATGATGGTGGACTGGATCGCGACagacgagggcaaggcgctgTGGGAGTCGTAG
- the TIF1_0 gene encoding ATP-dependent RNA helicase eIF4A, with protein sequence MADNNENGLELSADLIESNWDQVVDNFDNMELKPELLRGVYAYGFERPSAIQQRAIMPIITGRDVIAQAQSGTGKTATFSISILQRIDTTVKKTQALILAPTRELAQQIQKVVIALGDYLNVDCHACVGGTAVREDIAKLSEGPHVVVGTPGRVFDMINRGALRADSVKMFCLDEADEMLSTGFKDAIYDIFQLLPAETQVVLLSATMPADVLEVTKKFMRDPIRILVKRDELTLEGIRQFYIAVEKEEWKLDTLCDLYETVTITQAVIFCSTRRKVDWLTQKLHEREFTVSAMHGDMDQAQREVIMKEFRSGSSRVLIATDLLARGIDVQQVSLVINYDLPASKENYIHRIGRGGRFGRKGVAINFVTTEDVKMLREIETFYNTQVDEMPLNVADLI encoded by the exons ATGGCTGA CAACAACGAGAACGGCCTCGAGCTGAGCGCCGACCTTATCGAGTCCAACTGGGACCAGGTCGTTGACAA CTTCGACAACATGGAGCTCAAGCCCGAGCTCCTCCGTGGTGTCTACGCCTACGGTTTCGAGCGCCCCTCGGCCATCCAGCAGCGTGCTATCATGCCCATCATCACTGGCCGTGACGTTATCGCTCAGGCTCAGTCGGGTACCGGCAAGACCGCTACCTTCTCGATCTCGATCCTCCAGCGCATTGACACCACTGTCAAGAAGACCCAggccctcatcctcgccccTACCCGTGAGCTCGCCCAGCAGATCCAGAAGgtcgtcatcgccctcgGTGACTACCTCAACGTCGACTGCCACGCCTGTGTCGGTGGTACCGCTGTCCGTGAGGACATTGCCAAGCTCTCCGAGGGCCCCCACGTCGTTGTCGGCACCCCCGGCCGTGTCTTCGACATGATCAACCGTGgtgccctccgcgccgactcggtcaaGATGTTCTgccttgacgaggccgacgagatgCTCTCGACTGGCTTCAAGGACGCCATCTACGACATCTTCCAGCTCCTCCCCGCCGAGACCcaggtcgtcctcctctcggCTACCATGCCCGCCGACGTTCTTGAGGTCACCAAGAAGTTCATGCGTGACCCCATCCGTATTCTCGTCAAGCGTGACGAGCTTACCCTTGAGGGTATCCGTCAGTTCTACATTGCtgtcgagaaggaggagtgGAAGCTCGACACCCTTTGCGACCTCTACGAGACTGTCACCATTACCCAGGCTGTCATCTTCTGCTCGACCCGCCGCAAGGTCGACTGGCTCACCCAGAAgctgcacgagcgcgagttCACCGTCTCGGCCATGCACGGTGACATGGACCAGGCCCAGCGTGAGGTCATCATGAAGGAGTTCCGCTCGGGCTCTTCGCGTGTCCTCATCGCCACCGACCTCCTTGCCCGTGGTATCGACGTCCAGCAGGTTTCGCTCGTCATCAACTACGACCTCCCCGCTTCCAAGGAGAACTACATCCACCGTATCGGCCGTGGTGGTCGTTTCGGACGTAAGGGTGTTGCCATCAACTTTGTCACCACCGAGGACGTCAAGATGCTCCGTGAGATTGAGACCTTCTACAACACCCAGGTCGACGAGATGCCCCTTaacgtcgccgacctcatcTAA
- the rrn11 gene encoding RNA polymerase I-specific transcription initiation factor rrn11 — MVGKYKFNPEPNGPDRPRTVRGAYIYNLVDCIYACILRGELDRARRAWGILVRCPDVNWKERWRWGLYLMTAETDAEAPAGTQTQTQTQQPKEVERWLKSLQISMPEGDRPAILAELVLFHIKGHRYRAALDELETYLTSYPYLLSASLHTYAGMICFYLAQPKALQGSEYVPQERAERRDREVSVESSSTATSVDSIGRNVPPPNEGLLRQARKWFEAALKINPREQVALGFIGLMENPDTRPDYADDKSDEEMELELQSMDSKSDAGTDKGSESDSRTATPERYGAYGGFRGRHYDDSD; from the exons ATGGTAGGCAAGTACAAGTTCAACCCCGAGCCCAATGGCCCCGACCGGCCACGCACCGTCCGCGGGGCATACATCTACAACCTTGTAGATTGCATCTACGCGTGCATCCTGCGCGGCGAACTGGAccgtgcgcgacgcgcctgGGGGATCTTG GTGCGCTGCCCAGACGTCAACTGGAAGGAGAGGTGGCGCTGGGGTCTGTACCTCATGACCGCTGAgacggacgccgaggcgccggccGGAACACAGACTCAAACGCAGACTCAGCAGCCTAAAGAGGTGGAGCGCTGGCTCAAGAGTCTTCAGATATCAATGCCAGAGGGTGAT AGAcccgccatcctcgccgagctcgtcctcttccACATCAAGGGGCACCGataccgcgccgcgctcgacgagctcgagacgtaCCTCACCTCGTACCCTTACCTGCTTTCAGCCTCGCTGCACACATATGCCGGCATGATCTGCTTTTACTTGGCACAGCCGAAAGCGCTGCAGGGGTCAGAGTATGTGCCGCAGGAGCGAGCGGAACGAAGGGATCGAGAGGTGTCTGTCGAGTCTTCTTCAACTG CGACCAGTGTTGATTCTATTGGCCGTAACGTCCCCCCGCCCAACGAGGGCTTGCTGCGGCAAGCGCGCAAGTGGTTCGAAGCTGCGCTCAAGATCAACCCGCGCGAACAAGTGGCACTGGGATTCATTGGCCTG ATGGAGAACCCCGACACTCGGCCAGACTACGCAGATGACaagtcggacgaggagatggagctcgagctgcagaGCATGGACAGCAAGTCGGACGCTGGGACAGACAAGGGCAGCGAGAGCGACTCGAGGACTGCCACGCCCGAACGGTACGGCGCGTATGGCGGCTTCAGAGGGAGGCACTATGATGACTCGGATTAG
- the RPL35 gene encoding 60S ribosomal protein L35: MSSSSSKIRAFELQSKNKQDLLAQLTELRTELSTLRVQKVVGGSSSKLTKINTVRKSIARVLTVINQKQRQNLREFYKKSKYLPLDLRNKKTRAIRRRLTANEKAATTERAHKKAVHFPQRKYALKA; encoded by the exons atgtcgtcgtcgtcctccaaGATCAGGGCCTTTGAGCTCCAGTCCAA GAACAAGCAGGACCTCCTTGCTCAGCTCACCGAGCTCCGCACTGAGCTCTCGACTCTCCGCGTCCAGAAGGTCGTTGGTGGCTCGTCTTCGAAGCTCACCAAGAT CAACACTGTCCGCAAGTCGATCGCCCGCGTCCTCACTGTCATCAACCAGAAGCAGCGCCAGAACCTCCGCGAGTTCTACAAGAAGTCGAAGTACCTccccctcgacctccgcAACAAGAAGACTCGCgccatccgccgccgcctcaccGCCAACGAGAAGGCTGCCACCACCGAGCGCGCCCACAAGAAGGCCGTCCACTTCCCCCAGAGGAAGTACGCTCTCAAGGCATAA